From a region of the Pan paniscus chromosome 19, NHGRI_mPanPan1-v2.0_pri, whole genome shotgun sequence genome:
- the TMEM107 gene encoding transmembrane protein 107 isoform X3, which translates to MGRVSGLVPSRFLTLLAHLVVVITLFWSRACPAACPFFTSLPVPCSQDSNIQACLPLTFTPEEYDKQDIHPLPLCRLVAALSVTLGLFAVELAGFLSGVSMFNSTQSLISIGAHCSASVALSFFIFERWECTTYCALPAVTEMALFVTVFGLKKKPF; encoded by the exons ATGGGCCGGGTCTCAGGGCTTGTGCCCTCTCGCTTCCTGACGCTCCTGGCGCATCTGGTGGTCGTCATCACCTTATTCTGGTCCCGG gcctgccctgcaGCCTGCCCCTTTTTCACTTCTCTTCCTGTGCCCTGCTCCCAGGACAGCAACAtacaggcctgcctgcctctcacGTTCACCCCCGAGGAGTATGACAAGCAGGACATTCA TCCACTTCCTCTCTGCAGGCTGGTGGCCGCGCTCTCTGTCACCCTGGGCCTCTTTGCAGTGGAGCTGGCCGGTTTCCTCTCAGGAGTCTCCATGTTCAACAGCACCCAGAGCCTCATCT CCATTGGGGCTCACTGTAGTGCATCCGTGGCCCTGTCCTTCTTCATATTCGAGCGTTGGGAGTGCACTACGTATTG TGCCCTTCCAGCTGTCACTGAAATGGCTTTATTCGTCACCGTCTTTGGGCTGAAAAAGAAACCCTTCTGA
- the TMEM107 gene encoding transmembrane protein 107 isoform X7, with product MGRVSGLVPSRFLTLLAHLVVVITLFWSRDSNIQACLPLTFTPEEYDKQDIQLVAALSVTLGLFAVELAGFLSGVSMFNSTQSLISIGAHCSASVALSFFIFERWECTTYCALPAVTEMALFVTVFGLKKKPF from the exons ATGGGCCGGGTCTCAGGGCTTGTGCCCTCTCGCTTCCTGACGCTCCTGGCGCATCTGGTGGTCGTCATCACCTTATTCTGGTCCCGG GACAGCAACAtacaggcctgcctgcctctcacGTTCACCCCCGAGGAGTATGACAAGCAGGACATTCA GCTGGTGGCCGCGCTCTCTGTCACCCTGGGCCTCTTTGCAGTGGAGCTGGCCGGTTTCCTCTCAGGAGTCTCCATGTTCAACAGCACCCAGAGCCTCATCT CCATTGGGGCTCACTGTAGTGCATCCGTGGCCCTGTCCTTCTTCATATTCGAGCGTTGGGAGTGCACTACGTATTG TGCCCTTCCAGCTGTCACTGAAATGGCTTTATTCGTCACCGTCTTTGGGCTGAAAAAGAAACCCTTCTGA
- the TMEM107 gene encoding transmembrane protein 107 isoform X1, protein MGRVSGLVPSRFLTLLAHLVVVITLFWSRACPAACPFFTSLPVPCSQDSNIQACLPLTFTPEEYDKQDIHPLPLCRLVAALSVTLGLFAVELAGFLSGVSMFNSTQSLISIGAHCSASVALSFFIFERWECTTYWYIFVFCSALPAVTEMALFVTVFGLKKKPF, encoded by the exons ATGGGCCGGGTCTCAGGGCTTGTGCCCTCTCGCTTCCTGACGCTCCTGGCGCATCTGGTGGTCGTCATCACCTTATTCTGGTCCCGG gcctgccctgcaGCCTGCCCCTTTTTCACTTCTCTTCCTGTGCCCTGCTCCCAGGACAGCAACAtacaggcctgcctgcctctcacGTTCACCCCCGAGGAGTATGACAAGCAGGACATTCA TCCACTTCCTCTCTGCAGGCTGGTGGCCGCGCTCTCTGTCACCCTGGGCCTCTTTGCAGTGGAGCTGGCCGGTTTCCTCTCAGGAGTCTCCATGTTCAACAGCACCCAGAGCCTCATCT CCATTGGGGCTCACTGTAGTGCATCCGTGGCCCTGTCCTTCTTCATATTCGAGCGTTGGGAGTGCACTACGTATTGGTACATTTTTGTCTTCTGCAG TGCCCTTCCAGCTGTCACTGAAATGGCTTTATTCGTCACCGTCTTTGGGCTGAAAAAGAAACCCTTCTGA
- the BORCS6 gene encoding BLOC-1-related complex subunit 6 — MESSRGRPGPETDLLAVAEHQALVFGGGPGRTSSEPPAGLLVSGEEEAENVGGANRHPRTSPKTSSCGVVHRPEREALENEPGSQGTPSGAGSRRGAPGAEHEPSLSSRHKNPAPPEGKPASGRDCRRGGPGGGMDVEQQEEEDNDEEAAAGSRAGRSFSSRLQDSRSLDGLSEACGGAGSSGSAESGAGGGRRATISSPLELEGTVSRHGDLTHFVANNLQLKIRLSGAPPPPPSAPARPCPAPAPTPTPAIPPIDPEVLRDLERLSRELGGRVDRLLRGLGGAVQELTALSVGCIQTYRDAVDSLGEAVDMSIKGMYTLLARCEELERALQPVQGLARQVRDIRRTLEVLEALCK; from the coding sequence ATGGAGTCGTCTCGGGGGCGGCCCGGGCCCGAGACGGACCTTCTGGCTGTAGCGGAACATCAGGCCCTAGTCTTTGGCGGCGGGCCGGGCCGAACGTCCTCTGAGCCGCCCGCAGGCCTCCTGGTGTCCGGGGAGGAAGAGGCCGAGAACGTTGGGGGCGCGAACCGCCACCCCAGGACGTCCCCGAAGACGTCAAGCTGCGGCGTCGTCCACCGGCCGGAACGGGAGGCTCTGGAGAACGAGCCCGGCTCTCAAGGGACGCCGTCTGGGGCCGGGAGCCGCAGGGGGGCGCCGGGTGCAGAGCACGAACCTTCCCTGTCCTCCCGGCACAAGAACCCGGCGCCGCCCGAGGGCAAGCCCGCCTCCGGGAGGGACTGCCGTCGAGGGGGACCAGGCGGCGGGATGGATGTtgagcagcaggaggaggaagacaaCGACGAGGAGGCGGCCGCGGGCAGCAGAGCCGGCCGCTCGTTCTCCAGCCGTCTTCAGGACAGCCGCAGCCTGGACGGGCTGAGCGAGGCGTGCGGTGGCGCCGGGTCCTCAGGGAGTGCCGAGTCCGGCGCGGGCGGCGGACGCCGCGCCACCATCTCCAGTCCCCTGGAGCTCGAAGGCACAGTGAGCCGCCACGGCGACCTTACCCACTTTGTCGCCAACAACCTGCAACTCAAGATCCGTCTGAGCGGCGCCCCTCCACCCCCGCCTTCTGCCCCTGCGCGGCCCTGCCCAGCGCctgcacccacacccacaccggCCATTCCCCCCATCGACCCCGAGGTGCTGCGGGATCTGGAGCGGTTGAGTCGGGAGCTGGGAGGCCGGGTGGACCGTCTGCTTCGCGGTCTGGGTGGCGCGGTGCAGGAGCTGACGGCGCTGAGCGTGGGTTGCATCCAGACCTACCGCGATGCTGTGGACTCCTTAGGTGAAGCCGTGGACATGAGCATCAAGGGCATGTACACCCTGCTGGCGCGCTGCGAGGAGCTGGAGCGGGCTCTGCAGCCGGTTCAGGGGCTGGCGCGCCAAGTCCGGGATATCCGACGTACTCTGGAGGTGTTGGAGGCCCTGTGCAAGTGA
- the TMEM107 gene encoding transmembrane protein 107 isoform X5, which translates to MGRVSGLVPSRFLTLLAHLVVVITLFWSRDSNIQACLPLTFTPEEYDKQDIQLVAALSVTLGLFAVELAGFLSGVSMFNSTQSLISIGAHCSASVALSFFIFERWECTTYWYIFVFCSALPAVTEMALFVTVFGLKKKPF; encoded by the exons ATGGGCCGGGTCTCAGGGCTTGTGCCCTCTCGCTTCCTGACGCTCCTGGCGCATCTGGTGGTCGTCATCACCTTATTCTGGTCCCGG GACAGCAACAtacaggcctgcctgcctctcacGTTCACCCCCGAGGAGTATGACAAGCAGGACATTCA GCTGGTGGCCGCGCTCTCTGTCACCCTGGGCCTCTTTGCAGTGGAGCTGGCCGGTTTCCTCTCAGGAGTCTCCATGTTCAACAGCACCCAGAGCCTCATCT CCATTGGGGCTCACTGTAGTGCATCCGTGGCCCTGTCCTTCTTCATATTCGAGCGTTGGGAGTGCACTACGTATTGGTACATTTTTGTCTTCTGCAG TGCCCTTCCAGCTGTCACTGAAATGGCTTTATTCGTCACCGTCTTTGGGCTGAAAAAGAAACCCTTCTGA
- the TMEM107 gene encoding transmembrane protein 107 isoform X4, with the protein MGRVSGLVPSRFLTLLAHLVVVITLFWSRDSNIQACLPLTFTPEEYDKQDIHPLPLCRLVAALSVTLGLFAVELAGFLSGVSMFNSTQSLISIGAHCSASVALSFFIFERWECTTYWYIFVFCSALPAVTEMALFVTVFGLKKKPF; encoded by the exons ATGGGCCGGGTCTCAGGGCTTGTGCCCTCTCGCTTCCTGACGCTCCTGGCGCATCTGGTGGTCGTCATCACCTTATTCTGGTCCCGG GACAGCAACAtacaggcctgcctgcctctcacGTTCACCCCCGAGGAGTATGACAAGCAGGACATTCA TCCACTTCCTCTCTGCAGGCTGGTGGCCGCGCTCTCTGTCACCCTGGGCCTCTTTGCAGTGGAGCTGGCCGGTTTCCTCTCAGGAGTCTCCATGTTCAACAGCACCCAGAGCCTCATCT CCATTGGGGCTCACTGTAGTGCATCCGTGGCCCTGTCCTTCTTCATATTCGAGCGTTGGGAGTGCACTACGTATTGGTACATTTTTGTCTTCTGCAG TGCCCTTCCAGCTGTCACTGAAATGGCTTTATTCGTCACCGTCTTTGGGCTGAAAAAGAAACCCTTCTGA
- the TMEM107 gene encoding transmembrane protein 107 isoform X6, with amino-acid sequence MGRVSGLVPSRFLTLLAHLVVVITLFWSRDSNIQACLPLTFTPEEYDKQDIHPLPLCRLVAALSVTLGLFAVELAGFLSGVSMFNSTQSLISIGAHCSASVALSFFIFERWECTTYCALPAVTEMALFVTVFGLKKKPF; translated from the exons ATGGGCCGGGTCTCAGGGCTTGTGCCCTCTCGCTTCCTGACGCTCCTGGCGCATCTGGTGGTCGTCATCACCTTATTCTGGTCCCGG GACAGCAACAtacaggcctgcctgcctctcacGTTCACCCCCGAGGAGTATGACAAGCAGGACATTCA TCCACTTCCTCTCTGCAGGCTGGTGGCCGCGCTCTCTGTCACCCTGGGCCTCTTTGCAGTGGAGCTGGCCGGTTTCCTCTCAGGAGTCTCCATGTTCAACAGCACCCAGAGCCTCATCT CCATTGGGGCTCACTGTAGTGCATCCGTGGCCCTGTCCTTCTTCATATTCGAGCGTTGGGAGTGCACTACGTATTG TGCCCTTCCAGCTGTCACTGAAATGGCTTTATTCGTCACCGTCTTTGGGCTGAAAAAGAAACCCTTCTGA
- the TMEM107 gene encoding transmembrane protein 107 isoform X2: MGRVSGLVPSRFLTLLAHLVVVITLFWSRACPAACPFFTSLPVPCSQDSNIQACLPLTFTPEEYDKQDIQLVAALSVTLGLFAVELAGFLSGVSMFNSTQSLISIGAHCSASVALSFFIFERWECTTYWYIFVFCSALPAVTEMALFVTVFGLKKKPF, translated from the exons ATGGGCCGGGTCTCAGGGCTTGTGCCCTCTCGCTTCCTGACGCTCCTGGCGCATCTGGTGGTCGTCATCACCTTATTCTGGTCCCGG gcctgccctgcaGCCTGCCCCTTTTTCACTTCTCTTCCTGTGCCCTGCTCCCAGGACAGCAACAtacaggcctgcctgcctctcacGTTCACCCCCGAGGAGTATGACAAGCAGGACATTCA GCTGGTGGCCGCGCTCTCTGTCACCCTGGGCCTCTTTGCAGTGGAGCTGGCCGGTTTCCTCTCAGGAGTCTCCATGTTCAACAGCACCCAGAGCCTCATCT CCATTGGGGCTCACTGTAGTGCATCCGTGGCCCTGTCCTTCTTCATATTCGAGCGTTGGGAGTGCACTACGTATTGGTACATTTTTGTCTTCTGCAG TGCCCTTCCAGCTGTCACTGAAATGGCTTTATTCGTCACCGTCTTTGGGCTGAAAAAGAAACCCTTCTGA